The Cetobacterium sp. ZOR0034 nucleotide sequence ATTGGTAAGTCAGGAATAATTGGTAAAAAGATAGCAGCAACTTTAGCATCGACAGGAACTTTAGCTGTATTTATGAATTCAGCAGAAGGATTACATGGAGATTTAGGGATGGTAAATAAGGATGATGTAGTTATAGCTATATCAAATAGTGGAAATAGTGATGAAGTAATTTCAATACTTCCATCTATTAAAAAAATAGGAGCAACATTGATTGCTATGACAGCAAATCCAAACTCAAGACTTGGAAAAGAGGCAACAGCAGTTTTAGATATAGGAGTGGAGCAAGAGGGTTGTCCATTAAATTTAGCACCGATGTCTTCAGCTACAAGTACATTAGTTATGGGAGATGCATTAGCAACAGTTTTAATAAAAGCTAGAAACTTTAAGCCAGAAAATTTTGCTGTGTATCATCCAGGTGGAAGTTTAGGAAGAAGACTTTTAATGAAGGTAAAAGATGTTATGCATAAGGATTTACCAATTGCAGAACTTCGAAGTGATATGGATACAGTAATAATGACTATGACTAAGAAAAGATTAGGAGTAGTTTGTATAGTAGAAAATGATAGTTTAGTAGGAATAATAACAGAGGGAGATATCAGAAGAGCTTTAAAGATGAGAGATAAGTTCTTCGAGATGAAAGCTGAAGATATTATGACAAGAAACTATACATTTGCAACACAGGATATAATGGCTTTAGATGCATTAGAACTTATGGAAAATAGAGAGAGTCAAATCTCTGTATTGCCAGTTTTAGAGAATAAAAAAGTTGTTGGTGTTGTGAGAATTCACGACTTGCTAAATGTGGTAGGAAAATAGTTGACAAAAAAAGTAAAGTTTAATATAATTTAAACGTAATATAAAGGAAAATAGGAGGATTAAAAAATGGTAACTAAAGATATGAATATTTTAGAAGCAGTACAAAAATTCCCAGTGATTTCAATGGTATTTAAGAAGCACGGATTAGGATGCGTTGGATGTATGGTAGCAGCTGGAGAAACTTTAGGAGAAGGAATCTCTGCTCATGGATTAGATGCAGATGCACTAGTTGAAGAGATGAACGCTTTAATAAAAGAATCAGAAGCAAAATAATTGTTTTTTAAAGGACTCTAATTAAAAGAGTCCTTTTTTAATTTCTTGATAACCCTTAGAAAATTTGATATAATATATTTCAGAAAAAATTTATATACGAGGGAAAAGGGTATGGAATCTAATTTAGAAAAAAAGGAACAATCATTATTTTTTACTTTGACTTGTGATGAAGTAGGAACTTATGTATCTTTAGTAGACAATAATGGTGAAGTAGTAGAGGATACTACAGACTTTGAAATCAATGATGAGAATGATTTAAGCATTATTGATTTAATTAAAGAGATAAAAGAGGATAGCTTTTTCTCTGGGTGGGATAATGAAAAAAATGAACTATATATCGATGAGAATATAGAGATTTTAGATTATCTAAAAAATAGTAAAAAGGTAGTTACAGGGGATATGAAACCTATAAATTGGTTTCTAAGTGGGAATAAGATAGTATTAAAGATTAATTTTGTTGAAGAGGATAGTGAGCTTTGTGAAGGAAAGCTTCTTCTGAATGGTGAAAAAGAGTTTACAGTAGTTTCAGATAACTATGTTTTAAGTGATGATTCGATGTATTGGATAGATATTCCAAAAGATACAATACATATCTTAAAAGAGATGGAATCAAAATTTACAAGAACTGAATTAGAGAAATATCTTAGTTTAGCATTTTCATTTGGAAGTGGAATAGAAATAGAGTGTTTAGACTATGAAATGGTTGATGAAGGAAATATGAAACCAGTTCAAGAGTTAATAATTGAAAAGATATCTCAAGATAATAGTTTATATTTAAAAATAGGAGCATCAATTTCAACTATAGATTATGAATTTTTAAAAGCTCATACTTTGGAAAAGGCTTTAGTAATTAAAGATGATTTAAAAAGAGTTGAGATAACAAAAGTAGAACCAGCATACTTAGATGAAACAGTGGAAGAGATAGTAAAAACGATTGTTAAGCATCAAAAGAATTTAAAAATAAAATCAAGTTTTTATGTAGATGAAAACTTTATAATATTACAAGAGAAGTTAGCTAGAGAGTTTGTAACTCAAGAATTACTTCAGTTAGCAGGAAAATATAAGGTTGTAGGAACTGACAATTTAAAGAAATATAGCGTAAAAGCTGTTAAACCAAAGGTTGTAGGAAACTTTAAACATGGTATAGATTTCCTAGAGGGAGATGTACATTTAGAGATAGAGGGAGAGAAATTCTCGATAGTTGATGTTTTAAATAGTTTTAAAAAAGATTCATATATTGTATTAAGTGATGGAACAAACGCATTGATAAACAGAAAATATATGGAAAAATTAGAGAGAGTGTTTAAAGATAATGGAAAATCGAATGTAAAAATTTCATTCTTTGATTTACCAATAATAGATGACTTGATTGAAGATAAAGTCTTAGCTAATGAGATAAAGAAAACAAAGAGTTTCTATAGAGGAATAAATCAAATAGAGAACTATAATGCGGAGATGCCACTAATAAATGCAACATTGAGAGAATACCAAGAGTATGGTTATAAATGGTTGAGATATCTGATGGATAATAACTTAGGTGGATGTTTAGCAGATGATATGGGATTGGGAAAAACGCTTCAGGCAATAACGTTGATCACTAGTTTACATACTGTGCCAGGAAGAAAATCTCTAATAATAATGCCAAAAAGTTTAATCTATAACTGGGAAAGTGAGATAAGAAAGTTTAGTCCAACTTTAAAATGTGGGATATATTATGGAAACTTCAGAGATAAAACTATATTTAATGATGTAGAAGCAATAATTACAACTTATGGAACTGTAAGAAATGATATAGAATATTTAAAAGAGATGAAATTTGATTTGATAGTGTTAGATGAATCTCAAAATATAAAAAATGTTAATGCACAAACAACAAAAGCAGTTATGTTGTTAGATGCAAAATATAGATTAGCTTTAAGTGGAACTCCAATAGAGAATAACTTAGGGGAGCTATATTCATTATTTAGATTCTTAAATCCATCAATGTTTGGAACTTTAGATGAATTTAATTATCATTACGCAAATCCAATTCAAAAAGAAAATGATAAGGAAGCGATTGAAGAGTTAAAGAAAAAAATATATCCATTTATTCTTAGAAGAGTAAAAAAGGAAGTTTTAAAAGATTTACCAGATAAGATAGAGAAAACTCTATTTATAGGAATGAA carries:
- a CDS encoding SIS domain-containing protein; the protein is MDMKKIAQDLFDKEICELEKVKNKISDSLEIVVNLILNSKGKVVITGIGKSGIIGKKIAATLASTGTLAVFMNSAEGLHGDLGMVNKDDVVIAISNSGNSDEVISILPSIKKIGATLIAMTANPNSRLGKEATAVLDIGVEQEGCPLNLAPMSSATSTLVMGDALATVLIKARNFKPENFAVYHPGGSLGRRLLMKVKDVMHKDLPIAELRSDMDTVIMTMTKKRLGVVCIVENDSLVGIITEGDIRRALKMRDKFFEMKAEDIMTRNYTFATQDIMALDALELMENRESQISVLPVLENKKVVGVVRIHDLLNVVGK
- a CDS encoding DEAD/DEAH box helicase; its protein translation is MESNLEKKEQSLFFTLTCDEVGTYVSLVDNNGEVVEDTTDFEINDENDLSIIDLIKEIKEDSFFSGWDNEKNELYIDENIEILDYLKNSKKVVTGDMKPINWFLSGNKIVLKINFVEEDSELCEGKLLLNGEKEFTVVSDNYVLSDDSMYWIDIPKDTIHILKEMESKFTRTELEKYLSLAFSFGSGIEIECLDYEMVDEGNMKPVQELIIEKISQDNSLYLKIGASISTIDYEFLKAHTLEKALVIKDDLKRVEITKVEPAYLDETVEEIVKTIVKHQKNLKIKSSFYVDENFIILQEKLAREFVTQELLQLAGKYKVVGTDNLKKYSVKAVKPKVVGNFKHGIDFLEGDVHLEIEGEKFSIVDVLNSFKKDSYIVLSDGTNALINRKYMEKLERVFKDNGKSNVKISFFDLPIIDDLIEDKVLANEIKKTKSFYRGINQIENYNAEMPLINATLREYQEYGYKWLRYLMDNNLGGCLADDMGLGKTLQAITLITSLHTVPGRKSLIIMPKSLIYNWESEIRKFSPTLKCGIYYGNFRDKTIFNDVEAIITTYGTVRNDIEYLKEMKFDLIVLDESQNIKNVNAQTTKAVMLLDAKYRLALSGTPIENNLGELYSLFRFLNPSMFGTLDEFNYHYANPIQKENDKEAIEELKKKIYPFILRRVKKEVLKDLPDKIEKTLFIGMNPEQKRLYEERRAYYYGMINSQIKSQGLGKTQFYILQALNELRQLTSCPEMKNPNILSSKREVLINNVQDAVENGHKVLIFTNYIKSIESITADLRKRGIKYLEMTGATKDRQGLVNLFQKDKKYKVFVMTLKTGGVGLNLTAADTIFIYDPWWNKTVENQAVDRAYRLGQDRTVFSYKLILKDTIEEKILKLQESKSQLLDNLISDEGATLKTLTEKDIEFILGE
- a CDS encoding DUF1858 domain-containing protein, whose amino-acid sequence is MVTKDMNILEAVQKFPVISMVFKKHGLGCVGCMVAAGETLGEGISAHGLDADALVEEMNALIKESEAK